In one window of Enoplosus armatus isolate fEnoArm2 chromosome 7, fEnoArm2.hap1, whole genome shotgun sequence DNA:
- the sbno2b gene encoding si:ch73-63e15.2: MPTLPSALAMDGENYLHPEGPQLDSSLFSVAPSNMESSIYASSGSWGSYSQQAGYSIHCPMQSGNQQYHLNSSTTTTTPDVHMDMYSGFPDVDFSSLNLPRNGDFPQDLSCIDDLSTNSLFSSPPDSLSEYADAQPFISPDKLDTVPTLWDVNTSTATTTPAQSQLELNGTGRFHGLASLDDITAIISTPPLGGFQAQRPQPPPEEEEDAEEEETEELGHVDTYAEYRPSKSTIGISHPDIVVETNTLSSVPPPDITYTLSIPESIINCGLLSALQLEAIIYGCQQHEVILQNNQRAGFLIGDGAGVGKGRTVAGIILENFLKGRKKSLWFSISNDLKFDAERDLKDIDAPNIPVHALNKIKYGDTATSEGVLFATYSALIGESQAGGQHRTRIKQILDWCKPDFDGVIIFDECHKAKNATSTKMGKAVLDLQNKLPRARVVYASATGASEPKNMIYMSRLGIWGEGTPFRTFDDFLHAIEKRGVGAMEIVAMDMKVSGMYIARQLSFSGVSFRIEEIGLDGDFKLVYNKAAKLWAEALQVFMRAADELGLVSRKSLWGQFWSSHQRFFKYLCIAAKVRCLVELAQKELQAGKCIVIGLQSTGESRTREVLDENDGHLDRFVSAAEGVFQSLVTKHFPSEKQRREKAPGNKRKRKPRGRQPKVPKHTVDSGGVINISDDSSSDFDGMDTDSNSSPDSLLDNDDVIFVNHTSCQTARIEEMKQGLLNKISVLGKELPLNTLDELIDKFGGPDKVSEMTGRKGRVVRRPDGSVRYESRAEQGLTIEHINIKEKDRFMGGEKLVAIISEAASSGISLQADKRVKNQRRRVHMTLELPWSADRAIQQFGRTHRSNQVTAPEYIFLISELAGERRFASIVAKRLESLGALTHGDRRATESRDLSKYNFENKYGTKALDKITKAILGHIENKVPPPKGYPAGDAMFFRDMKLGMMDVGIFCRESRFGISTEKDCSITKFLNRILGLEVHKQNYLFQYFTDNFDYLIEKDKKEGKYDMGILDLAPGNDEIYEEKQETFLTVGNPQDGQVVLYKISVDRGMPWDEAYNRSLKLSGPDDGFYLSLKLRGNHPCVLLAEQGRGKNLIVYKPNIGKQTHPESLDNLQQRYRKVTPEEARDSWENQFTFSFKKCSHANWNGKCKKIEEGQECLQGMRLRQYHMLCGALLRVWKRVSDVVSDITSSSILQIVRLKTKQHNKQVGIKIPENCVARVREELLLMDEEVKRKRKEREQQAVEQRLAEERKRKLEQENKHLLANLFNQTPMLNQSLAQSLSQSQILKQKLNQNTLQRTQTASLSLQLQRMQAQTQSTLQQPSQNLPLLSLQRNPSQTQQRTHKSWPNNSSTTTPGPLPSLSSNLSQFYPQAFVPPFPQLKNPSLPLHQTTLSPSMSSKNPLDEILDLTVSSPSPSPDSTEGGLNLDSLAGHSAAFGDDFNLDSLISQNAPNAQHAAQIQPPLLLQQQQQQQQQQHLQAAQQQSHNLLANNHHQDLLAFFDLPLSPQMPTQKASPSSSTSSCSSSTSSTSSVSNNLVSHVSTGLLPTPALISTSSSSSLFSNPSSSSSLFSNSSSRFSSPYLLPQSDSLSLPNGNCSALDVREALNSMLQAGADRKSVIQYLQQD, from the exons GGACACAGTGCCCACCCTCTGGGACGTCAACACTAGTACCGCCACCACCACACCAGCACAGAGCCAGCTAGAG CTAAATGGCACCGGCAGGTTTCATGGCTTGGCCAGTTTGGATGATATAACTGCTATTATCAGCACCCCACCTTTAGGAGGATTCCAG GCTCAGAGACCCCAGCCGCcaccagaggaagaagaggatgctgaggaagaggagacagaggaactGGGACATGTGGACACATATGCTGAGTACAGACCTTCAAAAT cCACTATAGGAATTTCTCATCCTGACATAGTGGTGGAGACCAACACGCTATCCAGCGTCCCTCCTCCTGACATCACATACACTCTGTCTATCCCCGAGTCAATTATTAACTGTGGCCTGCTGTCCGCTCTGCAGCTAGAGGCCATCATCTACGGCTGCCAG CAACACGAGGTTATCCTTCAGAACAACCAGAGGGCAGGCTTCCTGATCGGAGATGGGGCCGGGGTCGGAAAGGGTCGCACTGTGGCAGGAATCATCCTGGAGAACTTCCTTAAGGGAAGGAAGAAATCTCTATG GTTCAGCATATCCAATGACCTGAAATTTGATGCAGAGAGAGATCTCAAAGACATAGATGCACCGAATATTCCTGTGCATGCCTTAAACAAG attaaGTATGGAGACACAGCTACCTCAGAAGGAGTCCTGTTTGCAACATACTCTGCGCTGattggagagagccaggcagGAGGGCAGCACCGGACGAGAATTAAACAGATCCTAGATTGGTGCAAGCCAGACTTTGACGGAGTT ATTATTTTTGATGAATGCCACAAAGCCAAGAATGCCACATCTACAAAGATGGGCAAGGCAGTGCTTGACCTGCAAAACAAGTTGCCACGGGCCAGAGTGGTGTATGCCAGTGCCACAG GTGCCTCTGAGCCAAAGAACATGATCTATATGAGCCGCCTGGGAATCTGGGGTGAGGGCACACCCTTCAGAACCTTTGATGACTTCCTGCACGCCATCGAGAAGAG AGGTGTCGGTGCCATGGAGATTGTTGCCATGGACATGAAAGTGAGCGGGATGTACATTGCCAGGCAGCTGAGCTTCTCAGGGGTGTCTTTCCGCATTGAAGAGATCGGACTGGACGGTGACTTCAAACTGGTCTATAACAAAGCTGCCAAACTG TGGGCGGAGGCGTTGCAGGTGTTCATGCGTGCAGCTGATGAGCTGGGCCTGGTCAGCAGGAAGTCTCTGTGGGGGCAGTTCTGGTCATCTCACCAGCGCTTCTTCAAATACCTCTGTATTGCTGCCAAGGTCCGCTGCCTGGTGGAGCTGGCCCAAAAAGAGCTGCAAGCCGGAAAG TGCATCGTTATCGGCCTGCAGTCTACTGGAGAGTCACGCACCAGGGAAGTCCTGGATGAGAATGACGGGCATCTCGACAGATTTGTTTCTGCAGCAGA GGGAGTATTCCAGTCTCTTGTAACGAAACATTTCCcttcagagaaacagaggagagagaaggcaCCAGGGAATAAGAGAAAAC GGAAGCCAAGAGGTCGCCAGCCCAAGGTACCCAAGCACACCGTGGACAGCGGCGGTGTGATCAACATCAGTGATGACAGCAGTAGCGACTTCGATGGCATGGACACAGACTCCAACTCCTCACCAGACTCCCTGCTAGacaatgatgatgtcatctttGTGAACCACACTAGCTGCCAGACAG CCAGGATAGAGGAAATGAAGCAGGGCCTCCTCAACAAAATATCCGTACTGGGAAAAGAACTACCTCTCAATACCTTGGACGAGCTCATCGATAAGTTTGGAGGACCAGATAAAGTCTCAGAG ATGACTGGTCGTAAGGGTCGTGTGGTGCGGCGTCCTGATGGCAGCGTCCGTTACGAGTCACGGGCTGAGCAGGGTCTTACCATTGAGCACATTAACATCAAGGAGAAAGATCGCTTCATGGGTGGAGAGAAG TTGGTGGCCATCATCTCAGAGGCGGCCAGCTCTGGGATTTCCCTGCAGGCGGACAAGCGAGTGAAAAACCAGAGGCGGAGGGTCCACATGACCTTAGAGCTGCCTTGGAGTGCAGACAGGGCCATTCAGCAATTTG GTCGTACCCATCGGTCCAATCAGGTGACAGCCCCAGAGTACATCTTCTTGATCTCAGAGTTGGCTGGCGAGAGACGTTTTGCCTCCATTGTGGCTAAGAGACTAGAGAGCCTG GGTGCATTAACCCATGGAGACAGAAGAGCCACTGAATCCAGAGACCTGAgcaagtacaattttgagaaCAAG TATGGTACCAAGGCCCTAGATAAAATCACCAAAGCAATCCTTGGCCACATAGAGAACAAGGTGCCCCCTCCCAAAGGCTACCCTGCGGGTGACGCCATGTTCTTCAGAG acaTGAAACTTGGAATGATGGATGTGGGCATCTTTTGTAGGGAGTCTCGCTTTGGCATCAGTACTGAGAAAG ACTGCAGCATCACCAAGTTCTTAAATCGCATCCTGGGCCTGGAGGTCCACAAGCAGAACTATCTCTTCCAGTACTTCACTGACAACTTTGACTACCTAATCGAGAAGGATAAGAAGGAGGGCAAATACGACATGGGAATCCtag ACCTTGCCCCGGGTAATGATGAAATCTATGAGGAGAAGCAGGAAACTTTCTTGACAGTTGGAAACCCTCAGGATGGACAGGTTGTTCTCTATAAG ATCAGTGTGGACAGAGGTATGCCCTGGGATGAGGCCTACAACAGGTCACTGAAGCTCAGTGGTCCTGACGATGGATTCTACCTGTCCCTGAAG CTGCGAGGTAACCACCCATGTGTGCTGCTGGCCGAGCAAGGAAGAGGCAAGAACCTCATTGTCTACAAGCCCAACATTGGCAAGCAGACCCACCCTGAGAGCCTGGACAACCTTCAGCAACGTTACCGCAAG GTGACTCCAGAGGAGGCCAGGGACAGCTGGGAGAACCAGTTCACCTTCTCCTTCAAGAAGTGTAGCCATGCCAACTG GAAtggaaaatgtaagaaaattgAAGAAGGTCAGGAGTGTCTGCAGGGCATGCGCCTCCGTCAGTACCACATGTTGTGTGGAGCGCTGTTGCGTGTGTGGAAGCGTGTATCCGATGTAGTGTCTGACATCACCAGCTCCAGCATCCTGCAGATTGTCCGCCTTAAAACCAAGCAGCACAACAAGCAAGTCG GTATCAAGATCCCTGAGAACTGCGTGGCCCGTGTGCGCGAGGAGCTGTTGCTGATGGacgaggaggtgaagaggaaacggaaggagagggagcagcaggcTGTGGAGCAGCGACTAGCTGAGGAGCGCAAGCGTAAATTGGAGCAGGAGAACAAGCACCTCCTGGCAAATCTGTTCAACCAGACACCCATGCTGAACCAGTCCCTCGCTCAGTCCCTCTCCCAGAGTCAGATTCtcaaacagaaactgaaccaaaacactTTACAAAGGACACAAACTGCgagcctctctctgcagctgcagagaatGCAGGCCCAAACCCAGTCCACTTTACAGCAGCCCTCCCAGAACTTACCCCTGTTGTCCTTACAGAGAAATCCTAGCCAAACCCAGCAAAGGACCCATAAGAGCTGGCCCAACAATTCCTCTACCACCACCCCGGGCCCTCTGCCCAGCCTCAGCTCCAATTTGTCACAGTTTTACCCCCAGGCCTTTGTTCCCCCTTTTCCACAGCTGAAGAATCCGTCTCTTCCGCTCCATCAGACCACACTGTCTCCCAGCATGTCTTCCAAGAATCCCCTGGATGAGATCTTGGACCTGACTGTGAGCTCTCCGTCCCCCTCTCCAGACAGCACGGAGGGCGGACTGAACCTGGACAGCCTGGCGGGACACTCGGCAGCATTCGGAGATGACTTTAATCTGGACTCTCTGATCTCTCAGAATGCACCGAATGCCCAGCACGCTGCACAGATACAGCCGCCTcttctgctccagcagcagcagcagcagcagcagcagcaacatctgcaggcagcacagcagcagagccaCAACCTGCTGGCCAATAACCACCACCAAGacttattagctttttttgaCTTGCCCCTGTCCCCCCAGATGCCCACACAGAAAGCCAGCCCTTcatcctctacctcctcctgctcttcctccacGTCCTCCACCTCTTCTGTGTCAAACAACCTGGTTTCTCACGTCTCCACCGGACTCCTGCCCACACCCGCCCTCATCTCAACATCGtcgtcctcttctctcttctccaacccgtcctcatcctcctctctgttttccaaCTCTTCCTCTCGCTTCTCTTCGCCCTATCTCCTCCCCCAGTCggactctctctctttacccaACGGCAACTGCAGCGCTCTCGACGTCCGCGAGGCTCTGAACAGCATGCTACAGGCCGGGGCGGACCGCAAGTCTGTCATTCAGTATCTGCAACAAGACTAA